From Salarias fasciatus chromosome 5, fSalaFa1.1, whole genome shotgun sequence, a single genomic window includes:
- the mxra8a gene encoding matrix remodeling-associated protein 8a — protein sequence MRIQKQQVIVQTLSFIHIPVAFFFFFFFSAASAQADSSSSVVVAGYNVSAPAGSSTVLQCVSGRMVWTRDAVRDRQRVVHWDMYRPEPDYAMERVVDMFSSGDQRIYNSYNPGRVGLNPTAFKDGNFSLVIKDVTMNDRGLYSCNLHHLYCHLHETIRVQLNVTKSRRKEQRFWDGHKAVYVVLLGSTAVLPCVNRRTVWTDWSNEEEDQQVVHWERQSPGIRHDSADRLVDLYASGEQRRYGAPLLQRKMNISDRAFAEGDFSLTIFDLQPTDQGVYSCHLHHHYCGLHERRVFQLTVEPPLVQTTAAAKALPSGDKDATKAESPRVITVILPEQRHHFLLPLGYVLTSFLLLAFIILIVILVTRRRRTKEFYPQSSMRSSRSHSSSDQFEMDVAEVNACSREEGRFDYKNNLLKEKVRVNTQPKVIDLDREMQKFSK from the exons ATGAGGATCCAGAAGCAGCAGGTCATTGTCCAGACTCTCTCCTTCATCCACA TCCCTGtggccttcttcttcttcttcttcttctcagcaG CGTCCGCTcaggcagacagcagcagcagcgtggtgGTGGCGGGCTATAACGTCAGCGCCCCGGCCGGCTCCAGCacggtgctgcagtgtgtgagcgGCCGCATGGTGTGGACCAGGGACGCGGTGAGGGACAGGCAGAGGGTGGTCCACTGGGACATGTACCGGCCCGAGCCGGACTACGCCATGGAGAGGGTGGTGGACATGTTCTCCTCGGGGGACCAGAGGATCTACAACTCTTACAACCCGGGCCGGGTCGGCCTCAACCCGACGGCCTTCAAGGACGGAAACTTCTCTCTGGTCATCAAAG ATGTGACCATGAACGACAGAGGTCTGTACTCGTGTAACCTCCACCATCTCTACTGCCACCTCCACGAGACCATCAGGGTCCAGCTCAACGTCACCAAGTCAC GGCGGAAGGAGCAGCGCTTCTGGGACGGGCACAAAGCCGTGTACGTGGTGCTGCTCGGGAGCACGGCGGTGCTGCCGTGCGTCAACCGGCGGACCGTCTGGACGGACTGGAGcaatgaggaggaggaccagcag GTGGTGCACTGGGAGCGTCAGTCCCCTGGGATCCGCCATGACAGCGCTGACCGCCTGGTGGACCTGTACGCCTCCGGGGAGCAGCGCAGATATGGCGCCCCGCTCCTCCAGAGGAAGATGAACATCAGCGATCGAGCTTTTGCAGAGGGGGACTTCTCACTCACCATATTTGACCTGCAG CCCACAGACCAGGGTGTGTATTCCTGCCACCTCCACCATCACTACTGTGGTCTGCATGAGAGGAGAGTGTTTCAGCTCACAGTGGAGCCGCCGCTCGTCCAGACGACTGCTGCAGCCAAGGCCCTGCCCAGCGGAGAcaaag ACGCGACGAAGGCCGAGTCACCGCGAGTCATCACCGTCATCCTGCCCGAGCAGAGGCACcacttcctgctgccgctgGGCTACGTCCTcacctccttcctgctgctggcttTCATTATCCTCATCGTCATCCTCGTCACGCGACGGCGTCGAACCAAAG aaTTCTACCCTCAATCCTCCATGAGGTCCAGCCGGAGCCACAGCAGCTCGGACCAGTTCGAGATGGACGTCGCCGAGGTGAACGCGTGCAGCCGGGAGGAGGGAAGATTCG ACTACAAGAACAACCTGCTGAAGGAAAAGGTCCGCGTGAACACGCAGCCAAAGGTCATCGACCTGGATAGAG agATGCAGAAGTTTTCAAAGTGA
- the per3 gene encoding period circadian protein homolog 3 isoform X1, whose protein sequence is MCDQSLVMPGGDVGPDGEEPALLSATAGVGEEDRVSSGQQGGQGQSQHLRGEESGASSGEVGQDDEEMTSGSHDLSSSTNHSPGSALGSTSTSTKSSEHAAGSKGQAHREAMVTVAEMKKRLPSDKRSSSKASTVDALHYALNCVKQVQANSEYYKLLMRNGQDERRDATVCTLEELERVTSEHSLKNTDSFVVVFSLSSGRVLHASEQAPSILCCKRKFLESAKFVELLFHQDVNVFYSHTAQPHLPPWSNSHTAGVLFDCAQVKSFFCRIRGGKDREGEMRYNPFRITPYLLKVQGTGKKGSSGEEEEEPCCLALAERIISGYEAPRIPMDKRIFTTTHSPGCVFLEVDDRAVPLLGYLPQDLIGTSLLTCIHPEDRPLLLSMHRKVLKYAGQSPFEHSPVRLRCQNGDYITLDTSWSSFINPWSRKVAFIIGRHKVRTSPLNEDVFAAQTKEDVPVTHEEIKDLQAKIYKLFLQPVHNNGSSGYGSLGSNGSHEHYISVASSSDSNGNMWEDSHREPMTLQQICADVNRVKSWGQQAYVDSSHKAALFGKPAAAPRPQATPNREVRGHEETRKQTHIPSYQQINCVDNIIRYLESCTGPALKRKSECASLTSSSSSTSEEDKPAGATDATQATSDVVVLNSEVSVGPSAAAVVGAPLTDITMSTKAMSVVSVTSQCSYSSTIVHVPQPESEATALEDAPMGSEPADAAPASVRPAPSPAAEERRFIGLTKEVLSAHTQKEEQEYVDRFRNRILQSPYSSYLQLDNSSMAHSHQPGEYLRPISAGGWNRSRKGKPRHKRAKAPDSSDSYASPPGLPHRVPDSSWPSSESSHPQMGAPYSQASPLQVPFFPVMGKPGQEQPPKTQPPPGPAPVMLQPPDQLSYNFNIMQSPQTLLGMQPVQMEPIQNLQNIQNFPTLQPMASTQAYNPYMTPVMAVILPNYPTFTTGYPSIYPPSAPQLLPQAPIAMTGFSQTSVPYLQPQFQAQPGPHTHTSPGLLLCSPRASSSVGEEEEAAGPRALFSSSRSSSPLQLNLLQEELPKPSEGQGSAAHNRAESLHEQHANEGDAPSDSGNHDAQSTSSELLDLLLQEDARSGTGSNASGSGSGESGGSLRSGSGSGSNGTSTSHTGSSNSSKYFASNDSSDTSRKARKSQEPPAEHKRNFEGVENSLWSMIQHTPEHVMMTYQIRTRDQNEVLAEDREKLRALQPLQPWFTQEQREELAEVHPWIQQHTIPQEIDTQGCVSCSAGAGGAHSPHPPVPDSSSPTEGSLQDPNGPSTDT, encoded by the exons ATGTGTGACCAAAGTTTAGTGATGCCGGGAGGCGACGTCGGTCCAGATGGGGAGGAGCCCGCGTTGCTGTCGGCCACGGCAGGAGTGGGAGAGGAGGATAGGGTGTCTTCGGGGCAACAGGGTGGACAGGGCCAGTCCCAGCACCTCAGGGGGGAGGAGAGCGGCGCTTCCAGCGGAGAAGTGGGACAGGACGACGAGGAGATGACTAGTGGCTCACATGACCTCTCCtcctcaaccaatcacagccctgGCAGCGCCTTGGGCTCCACCTCGACTTCAACCAAGAG CAGTGAGCATGCAGCGGGGAGCAAAGGGCAGGCCCACCGAGAAGCCATGGTCACCGTGGCTGAGATGAAGAAGAGGCTTCCATCGGAcaagcgcagcagcagcaaagccAGCACGGTGGACGCCTTGCATTACGCCCTCAACTGTGTGAAACAAGTGCAAG CCAACAGTGAATACTACAAGCTGCTGATGCGGAACGGGCAGGACGAGAGGAGAGATGCCACCGTTTGcaccctggaggagctggagagagtCACCTCTGAGCACAGCCTTAAAAACACG gACTCCTTCGTGGTCGTCTTCTCTCTGTCGAGCGGCCGCGTGCTTCACGCCTCGGAGCAGGCTCCCAGCATCCTGTGCTGCAAGAGGAAGTTTCTGGAGTCCGCCAAATTCGTGGAGCTGCTCTTCCACCAAGATGTTAATGTCTTCTATTCACATACGGCACAGCCGCATTTACCACCGTGGAGCAACTCCCACACAG CTGGGGTCCTGTTCGACTGCGCCCAGGTCAAATCTTTTTTCTGCAGAATCAG GGGTGGGAAGGATCGTGAGGGGGAGATGCGCTACAACCCCTTTCGGATAACACCGTACTTGCTGAAGGTGCAGGGGACGGGGAAGAAGGGGAgcagtggagaggaggaggaggagccgtgcTGCTTGGCTCTGGCTGAACGTATCATCTCTGGATACGAGG ctcctcggaTACCCATGGACAAACGCATCttcaccacaacacactccCCTGGCTGTGTGTTTCTGGAAGTTGATGAcag GGCCGTGCCTTTGTTGGGATACCTGCCCCAGGATCTGATTGGCACGTCGTTGCTCACGTGCATTCATCCCGAGGACCGTCCTCTCTTGCTGTCCATGCATCGGAAAG TGCTGAAGTATGCGGGCCAGTCTCCATTCGAGCACTCTCCGGTGCGTCTGCGCTGTCAGAACGGAGACTACATCACCCTGGACACCAGCTGGTCCAGCTTCATTAACCCCTGGAGCCGCAAGGTGGCGTTCATCATCGGACGCCACAAAGTCAGAAC GAGTCCTCTGAATGAGGATGTGTTTGCTGCACAAACAAAAGAGGATGTTCCTGTTACTCATGAGGAAATCAAAGATCTCCAAGCAAAGATCTATAAGCTCTTCCTTCAG cCGGTCCACAACAATGGTTCCAGTGGTTATGGCAGTTTGGGAAGCAACGGCTCTCACGAGCACTACATCAGTGTCGCTTCGTCAAGCGACAGCAATGGCAACATGTGGGAGGACTCGCACCGGGAGCCG atgacTTTGCAGCAGATCTGTGCTGATGTGAACAGAGTAAAGAGTTGGGGCCAGCAGGCGTACGTGGATTCCAGCCACAAAGCCGCTCTTTTTGGCAAACCTGCCGCTG ccccTCGCCCCCAAGCAACCCCCAACcgtgaggtcagaggtcatgaagAAACCAGGAAGCAGACACACATTCCCTCCTATCAGCAAATCAACTGCGTGGACAACATCATCAG ATATTTGGAGAGTTGTACAGGTCCAGCCCTAAAGCGCAAGAGTGAGTGTGCCTCTTTGACTTCCTCTTCGTCCTCTACCTCAGAAGAAGACAAGCCAGCAGGAGCCACTGATGCAACTCAGGCCACTTCAGACG TGGTGGTTTTAAACAGTGAGGTGTCAGTTGgaccttcagctgcagcagtagTTGGGGCACCGCTCACCGACATCACCATGTCCACTAAGGCCATGAGTGTTGTCTCAGTTACTAGCCAGTGTTCGTACAGCAGCACCATTGTCCACGTGCCACAGCCTGAGTCAG AGGCCACTGCATTGGAAGACGCCCCAATGGGCAGTGAGCCCGCTGATGCTGCTCCCGCCTCGGTTCGTCCGGCCCCGAGCCCTGCGGCGGAGGAACGGCGCTTCATAGGTCTCACCAAGGAGGTGCTGTCAGCCCACAcccagaaggaggagcaggagtaCGTCGACCGCTTCCGCAACCGCATCCTCCAGAGCCCGTACAGCTCCTACCTGCAGCTGGACAACAGCTCCATGGCGCACTCCCACCAGCCAG GAGAGTACCTGCGTCCGATCAGCGCCGGAGGTTGGAATCGTTCTCGGAAAGGGAAGCCCAGACACAAGCGAGCCAAAGCCCCGGATTCGTCAGACAGCTATGCATCCCCGCCCGGTCTCCCTCACCGCGTCCCCGACTCCTCCTGGCCCTCCTCAGAGTCCTCCCACCCTCAGATGGGGGCCCCGTACAGCCAGGCTTCCCCGCTGCAGGTGCCGTTCTTCCCGGTCATGGGGAAGCCTGGCCAGGAGCAACCGCCCAAAACGCAGCCGCCGCCCGGGCCAGCGCCTGTGATGCTTCAACCTCCCGATCAGCTCAGCTACAACTTCAACATCATGCAGTCTCCTCAGACCCTGCTGGGAATGCAGCCCGTCCAGATGGAGCCcatccagaacctgcagaacatcCAGAACTTTCCCACCCTTCAGCCGATGGCGTCGACGCAGGCCTACAACCCCTACATGACTCCAGTCATGGCGGTCATCCTGCCCAACTATCCCACCTTCACCACAGGCTACCCATCCATCTACCCgccctcagctcctcagctgctgcCCCAGGCGCCCATCGCCATGACGGGCTTCTCCCAGACCAGCGTCCCCTACCTTCAGCCCCAGTTCCAGGCCCAGCCCGGCCCCCACACTCACACTTCCCCAGGCCTTTTGCTCTGCTCACCGAGAGCCAGCTCCTCGGTcggtgaagaagaggaagcggcCGGACCCCGGGCTTTATTCTCCAGTTCTCGCTCCAGTTCCCCCCTGCAGctcaacctgctgcaggaggaactgCCCAAACCGAGTGAAGGGCAGGGCAGCGCCGCGCACAATCGCGCCGAGAGCCTCCACGAACAACATGCCAATGAG GGCGACGCCCCGAGTGACTCTGGAAACCACGACGCTCAGTCGACATCCAGcgagctgctggacctgctgctgcaggaggacgcCAGGTCTGGAACTGGCTCCAACGCCtcagggtctggatcagggGAGTCCGGAGGCTCACTGAGGTCTGGATCCGGATCAGGATCCAATGGAACGTCCACCTCACACACTG gcagcagtaacagcagcaaaTACTTTGCCAGCAACGATTCGTCGGACACGTCGCGCAAAGCACGCAAGAGCCAGGAGCCGCCGGCCGAGCACAAGCGAAACTTTGAGGGGGTGGAGAACTCGCTGTGGAGCATGATCCAGCACACGCCCGAGCACGTCATGATGACGTACCAGATCcgcaccag GGACCAGAATGAGGTGCTGGCAGAAGACAGGGAGAAGCTTCGCGCCCTTCAGCCCCTCCAGCCGTGGTTCACccaggagcagagggaggagctggCTGAGGTCCATCCCTGGATCCAGCAGCACACCATCCCTCAAGAAATCGACACACAG GGTTGTGTGAGCTGCAGCGCGGGTGCAGGAGGGGCCCACTCCCCCCACCCACCTGTCCCTGACAGCTCTTCGCCGACTGAGGGCTCCCTACAGGACCCCAATGGACCTTCCACCGACACCTAA
- the vamp3 gene encoding vesicle-associated membrane protein 3 — translation MSAVGPEGAGGASSNKRLQQTQAQVDEVVDIMRVNVDKVLERDQKLSELDDRADALQAGASQFETSAAKLKRKYWWKNCKMWAILIAVIAIIIVIIIIWASS, via the exons GTCAGCTGTCGGTCCAGAGGGTGCTGGAGGAGCGTCTTCCAACAAGCGCTTGCAGCAGACCCAAGCCCAGGTCGATGAG GTGGTGGATATTATGCGTGTCAACGTGGACAAAGTGCTGGAGCGGGATCAGAAGCTGTCTGAGCTGGATGACAGAGCAGACGCGCTGCAGGCTGGAGCCTCCCAGTTTGAGACCAGTGCAGCTAAGCTGAAAAGAAAGTACTGGTGGAAGAACTGCAAG ATGTGGGCCATCCTGATAGCCGTCATAgccatcatcatcgtcatcatcatca TTTGGGCTTCCTCATAA
- the psma5 gene encoding proteasome subunit alpha type-5 yields the protein MFLTRSEYDRGVNTFSPEGRLFQVEYAIEAIKLGSTAIGIQTSEGVCLAVEKRITSPLMEPNSIEKIVEIDSHIGCAMSGLIADAKTLIDKARVETQNHWFTYNETMTVESVTQAVSNLALQFGEEDADPGAMSRPFGVALLFGGVDEKGPQLYHMDPSGTFVQCDARAIGSASEGAQSSLQEVYHKSMTLKDAIKSSLTILKQVMEEKLNATNIELATVEPGKTFHMYSKEELEDVIKDI from the exons ATGTTTTTGACCAGATCGGAGTATGACAG GGGTGTGAACACATTCTCTCCTGAAGGAAGATTGTTCCAGGTTGAATATGCCATTGAGGCAATCAAA TTGGGCTCCACTGCTATTGGTATCCAGACATCAGAGGGGGTGTGTCTGGCTGTGGAGAAGAGGATCACCTCTCCACTGATGGAGCCCAACAGCATTGAGAAAATTGTGGAAATTGACAGTCACATCG GTTGCGCCATGAGTGGCTTGATAGCTGATGCTAAGACTCTCATTGACAAAGCAAGAGTGGAGACGCAG AACCACTGGTTCACGTACAACGAGACGATGACAGTGGAGAGTGTGACTCAGGCGGTGTCTAACCTGGCGCTGCAGTTTGGGGAGGAGGATGCAGACCCTGGCGCCATG AGTCGACCCTTCGGTGTAGCGCTGCTGTTTGGAGGAGTTGATGAGAAAGGGCCACAGCT CTACCACATGGACCCATCAGGGACATTTGTGCAGTGTGACGCTCGGGCCATCGGCTCTGCGTCCGAGGGAGCTCAGAGCTCTCTGCAGGAGGTCTACCACAAG TCGATGACATTAAAAGACGCCATCAAGTCGTCTTTGACCATCTTGAagcaggtgatggaggagaagctcaATGCCACCAACATCGAG CTGGCGACAGTAGAGCCGGGGAAGACCTTCCACATGTATTccaaagaggagctggaggacgtcATCAAGGACATCTAG
- the per3 gene encoding period circadian protein homolog 3 isoform X2, producing MCDQSLVMPGGDVGPDGEEPALLSATAGVGEEDRVSSGQQGGQGQSQHLRGEESGASSGEVGQDDEEMTSGSHDLSSSTNHSPGSALGSTSTSTKSEHAAGSKGQAHREAMVTVAEMKKRLPSDKRSSSKASTVDALHYALNCVKQVQANSEYYKLLMRNGQDERRDATVCTLEELERVTSEHSLKNTDSFVVVFSLSSGRVLHASEQAPSILCCKRKFLESAKFVELLFHQDVNVFYSHTAQPHLPPWSNSHTAGVLFDCAQVKSFFCRIRGGKDREGEMRYNPFRITPYLLKVQGTGKKGSSGEEEEEPCCLALAERIISGYEAPRIPMDKRIFTTTHSPGCVFLEVDDRAVPLLGYLPQDLIGTSLLTCIHPEDRPLLLSMHRKVLKYAGQSPFEHSPVRLRCQNGDYITLDTSWSSFINPWSRKVAFIIGRHKVRTSPLNEDVFAAQTKEDVPVTHEEIKDLQAKIYKLFLQPVHNNGSSGYGSLGSNGSHEHYISVASSSDSNGNMWEDSHREPMTLQQICADVNRVKSWGQQAYVDSSHKAALFGKPAAAPRPQATPNREVRGHEETRKQTHIPSYQQINCVDNIIRYLESCTGPALKRKSECASLTSSSSSTSEEDKPAGATDATQATSDVVVLNSEVSVGPSAAAVVGAPLTDITMSTKAMSVVSVTSQCSYSSTIVHVPQPESEATALEDAPMGSEPADAAPASVRPAPSPAAEERRFIGLTKEVLSAHTQKEEQEYVDRFRNRILQSPYSSYLQLDNSSMAHSHQPGEYLRPISAGGWNRSRKGKPRHKRAKAPDSSDSYASPPGLPHRVPDSSWPSSESSHPQMGAPYSQASPLQVPFFPVMGKPGQEQPPKTQPPPGPAPVMLQPPDQLSYNFNIMQSPQTLLGMQPVQMEPIQNLQNIQNFPTLQPMASTQAYNPYMTPVMAVILPNYPTFTTGYPSIYPPSAPQLLPQAPIAMTGFSQTSVPYLQPQFQAQPGPHTHTSPGLLLCSPRASSSVGEEEEAAGPRALFSSSRSSSPLQLNLLQEELPKPSEGQGSAAHNRAESLHEQHANEGDAPSDSGNHDAQSTSSELLDLLLQEDARSGTGSNASGSGSGESGGSLRSGSGSGSNGTSTSHTGSSNSSKYFASNDSSDTSRKARKSQEPPAEHKRNFEGVENSLWSMIQHTPEHVMMTYQIRTRDQNEVLAEDREKLRALQPLQPWFTQEQREELAEVHPWIQQHTIPQEIDTQGCVSCSAGAGGAHSPHPPVPDSSSPTEGSLQDPNGPSTDT from the exons ATGTGTGACCAAAGTTTAGTGATGCCGGGAGGCGACGTCGGTCCAGATGGGGAGGAGCCCGCGTTGCTGTCGGCCACGGCAGGAGTGGGAGAGGAGGATAGGGTGTCTTCGGGGCAACAGGGTGGACAGGGCCAGTCCCAGCACCTCAGGGGGGAGGAGAGCGGCGCTTCCAGCGGAGAAGTGGGACAGGACGACGAGGAGATGACTAGTGGCTCACATGACCTCTCCtcctcaaccaatcacagccctgGCAGCGCCTTGGGCTCCACCTCGACTTCAACCAAGAG TGAGCATGCAGCGGGGAGCAAAGGGCAGGCCCACCGAGAAGCCATGGTCACCGTGGCTGAGATGAAGAAGAGGCTTCCATCGGAcaagcgcagcagcagcaaagccAGCACGGTGGACGCCTTGCATTACGCCCTCAACTGTGTGAAACAAGTGCAAG CCAACAGTGAATACTACAAGCTGCTGATGCGGAACGGGCAGGACGAGAGGAGAGATGCCACCGTTTGcaccctggaggagctggagagagtCACCTCTGAGCACAGCCTTAAAAACACG gACTCCTTCGTGGTCGTCTTCTCTCTGTCGAGCGGCCGCGTGCTTCACGCCTCGGAGCAGGCTCCCAGCATCCTGTGCTGCAAGAGGAAGTTTCTGGAGTCCGCCAAATTCGTGGAGCTGCTCTTCCACCAAGATGTTAATGTCTTCTATTCACATACGGCACAGCCGCATTTACCACCGTGGAGCAACTCCCACACAG CTGGGGTCCTGTTCGACTGCGCCCAGGTCAAATCTTTTTTCTGCAGAATCAG GGGTGGGAAGGATCGTGAGGGGGAGATGCGCTACAACCCCTTTCGGATAACACCGTACTTGCTGAAGGTGCAGGGGACGGGGAAGAAGGGGAgcagtggagaggaggaggaggagccgtgcTGCTTGGCTCTGGCTGAACGTATCATCTCTGGATACGAGG ctcctcggaTACCCATGGACAAACGCATCttcaccacaacacactccCCTGGCTGTGTGTTTCTGGAAGTTGATGAcag GGCCGTGCCTTTGTTGGGATACCTGCCCCAGGATCTGATTGGCACGTCGTTGCTCACGTGCATTCATCCCGAGGACCGTCCTCTCTTGCTGTCCATGCATCGGAAAG TGCTGAAGTATGCGGGCCAGTCTCCATTCGAGCACTCTCCGGTGCGTCTGCGCTGTCAGAACGGAGACTACATCACCCTGGACACCAGCTGGTCCAGCTTCATTAACCCCTGGAGCCGCAAGGTGGCGTTCATCATCGGACGCCACAAAGTCAGAAC GAGTCCTCTGAATGAGGATGTGTTTGCTGCACAAACAAAAGAGGATGTTCCTGTTACTCATGAGGAAATCAAAGATCTCCAAGCAAAGATCTATAAGCTCTTCCTTCAG cCGGTCCACAACAATGGTTCCAGTGGTTATGGCAGTTTGGGAAGCAACGGCTCTCACGAGCACTACATCAGTGTCGCTTCGTCAAGCGACAGCAATGGCAACATGTGGGAGGACTCGCACCGGGAGCCG atgacTTTGCAGCAGATCTGTGCTGATGTGAACAGAGTAAAGAGTTGGGGCCAGCAGGCGTACGTGGATTCCAGCCACAAAGCCGCTCTTTTTGGCAAACCTGCCGCTG ccccTCGCCCCCAAGCAACCCCCAACcgtgaggtcagaggtcatgaagAAACCAGGAAGCAGACACACATTCCCTCCTATCAGCAAATCAACTGCGTGGACAACATCATCAG ATATTTGGAGAGTTGTACAGGTCCAGCCCTAAAGCGCAAGAGTGAGTGTGCCTCTTTGACTTCCTCTTCGTCCTCTACCTCAGAAGAAGACAAGCCAGCAGGAGCCACTGATGCAACTCAGGCCACTTCAGACG TGGTGGTTTTAAACAGTGAGGTGTCAGTTGgaccttcagctgcagcagtagTTGGGGCACCGCTCACCGACATCACCATGTCCACTAAGGCCATGAGTGTTGTCTCAGTTACTAGCCAGTGTTCGTACAGCAGCACCATTGTCCACGTGCCACAGCCTGAGTCAG AGGCCACTGCATTGGAAGACGCCCCAATGGGCAGTGAGCCCGCTGATGCTGCTCCCGCCTCGGTTCGTCCGGCCCCGAGCCCTGCGGCGGAGGAACGGCGCTTCATAGGTCTCACCAAGGAGGTGCTGTCAGCCCACAcccagaaggaggagcaggagtaCGTCGACCGCTTCCGCAACCGCATCCTCCAGAGCCCGTACAGCTCCTACCTGCAGCTGGACAACAGCTCCATGGCGCACTCCCACCAGCCAG GAGAGTACCTGCGTCCGATCAGCGCCGGAGGTTGGAATCGTTCTCGGAAAGGGAAGCCCAGACACAAGCGAGCCAAAGCCCCGGATTCGTCAGACAGCTATGCATCCCCGCCCGGTCTCCCTCACCGCGTCCCCGACTCCTCCTGGCCCTCCTCAGAGTCCTCCCACCCTCAGATGGGGGCCCCGTACAGCCAGGCTTCCCCGCTGCAGGTGCCGTTCTTCCCGGTCATGGGGAAGCCTGGCCAGGAGCAACCGCCCAAAACGCAGCCGCCGCCCGGGCCAGCGCCTGTGATGCTTCAACCTCCCGATCAGCTCAGCTACAACTTCAACATCATGCAGTCTCCTCAGACCCTGCTGGGAATGCAGCCCGTCCAGATGGAGCCcatccagaacctgcagaacatcCAGAACTTTCCCACCCTTCAGCCGATGGCGTCGACGCAGGCCTACAACCCCTACATGACTCCAGTCATGGCGGTCATCCTGCCCAACTATCCCACCTTCACCACAGGCTACCCATCCATCTACCCgccctcagctcctcagctgctgcCCCAGGCGCCCATCGCCATGACGGGCTTCTCCCAGACCAGCGTCCCCTACCTTCAGCCCCAGTTCCAGGCCCAGCCCGGCCCCCACACTCACACTTCCCCAGGCCTTTTGCTCTGCTCACCGAGAGCCAGCTCCTCGGTcggtgaagaagaggaagcggcCGGACCCCGGGCTTTATTCTCCAGTTCTCGCTCCAGTTCCCCCCTGCAGctcaacctgctgcaggaggaactgCCCAAACCGAGTGAAGGGCAGGGCAGCGCCGCGCACAATCGCGCCGAGAGCCTCCACGAACAACATGCCAATGAG GGCGACGCCCCGAGTGACTCTGGAAACCACGACGCTCAGTCGACATCCAGcgagctgctggacctgctgctgcaggaggacgcCAGGTCTGGAACTGGCTCCAACGCCtcagggtctggatcagggGAGTCCGGAGGCTCACTGAGGTCTGGATCCGGATCAGGATCCAATGGAACGTCCACCTCACACACTG gcagcagtaacagcagcaaaTACTTTGCCAGCAACGATTCGTCGGACACGTCGCGCAAAGCACGCAAGAGCCAGGAGCCGCCGGCCGAGCACAAGCGAAACTTTGAGGGGGTGGAGAACTCGCTGTGGAGCATGATCCAGCACACGCCCGAGCACGTCATGATGACGTACCAGATCcgcaccag GGACCAGAATGAGGTGCTGGCAGAAGACAGGGAGAAGCTTCGCGCCCTTCAGCCCCTCCAGCCGTGGTTCACccaggagcagagggaggagctggCTGAGGTCCATCCCTGGATCCAGCAGCACACCATCCCTCAAGAAATCGACACACAG GGTTGTGTGAGCTGCAGCGCGGGTGCAGGAGGGGCCCACTCCCCCCACCCACCTGTCCCTGACAGCTCTTCGCCGACTGAGGGCTCCCTACAGGACCCCAATGGACCTTCCACCGACACCTAA